From a single Pelmatolapia mariae isolate MD_Pm_ZW linkage group LG20, Pm_UMD_F_2, whole genome shotgun sequence genomic region:
- the renbp gene encoding N-acylglucosamine 2-epimerase: MSVVTLEKCRENIRKQLDNVVDFWLKYSHDRVHGGFFTCIGRDGKIYDELKYVWLQGRQVWMYCRLYRTMDRFHKPEILEAATAGGAFLRKFARVSSSSGQWKCAFCLTRDGKALKVQRTIFSECFYIMAMDELSRITGDKDMQLEAEQMMEQLIYWVQVDPSGLGRPQLPGEVPINSLSVPMMLMCLVQQLTEGRGQEVAQKYKELGNWCVQQILQHIQRAGTAILENVSVDGSELPGCQGRLQNPGHALEAGWFLMLYGAQSGDKEIHRTAIRNFVELPYQYGWDKEHGGLFYFLDVDGHCPTQLEWSMKLWWPHCEALVAFLMAYSHTRKPELLEIFSEVYQYTFSHFPDAENGEWFGYLTQEGKVALDFKGGPFKGFFHVPRCLYMCERILDDLLENKD, from the exons ATGTCAGTGGTGACGCTTGAAAAGTGTCGAGAGAACATTCGAAAACAGTTGGACAATGTAGTGGACTTCTGGCTCAAATACTCTCATGACAGAGTACATGG AGGCTTCTTCACGTGTATTGGAAGGGATGGGAAGATCTATGATGAGCTGAAATATGTCTGGCTGCAGGGTAGACAG GTGTGGATGTATTGTCGCTTGTACCGAACCATGGATCGCTTCCACAAGCCTGAAATCCTTGAAGCAGCAACAGCTG GAGGAGCATTCCTGAGAAAGTTTGCTCGTGTGTCCAGtagcagcggtcagtggaaatGTGCCTTCTGCCTGACGAGAGACGGTAAAGCGCTCAAAGTTCAGAGAACCATATTCAGTGAGTGTTTCTACATCATGGCTATGGATGAACTGAGCAGGATAACTGGTGACAAGGATATGCAG CTGGAAGCTGAGCAGATGATGGAACAGCTAATTTACTGGGTTCAGGTAGACCCTTCAGGCCTGGGCCGGCCCCAACTTCCCGGGGAGGTTCCCATCAACAGTTTGTCAGTTCCCATGATGCTCATGTGCCTGGTGCAACAGTTAACTGAAGGCCGTGGGCAGGAAGTTGCTCAGAAGTACAAGGAACTGGGAAACTGGTGTGTACAGCAGATCCTACAGCACATCCAG AGAGCTGGCACAGCTATCTTAGAGAACGTGTCAGTAGATGGATCTGAACTTCCGGGTTGCCAGGGCCGACTGCAGAATCCAG GCCATGCCTTGGAAGCAGGCTGGTTCTTGATGCTGTACGGTGCACAGTCCGGGGACAAGGAAATACACAGAACTGCCATCAGAAACTTTGTGGAGCTCCCTTATCAGTATGGCTGGGACAAAGAACACGGTGGCCTCTTCTACTTCCTGGATGTGGATGGTCACTGCCCCACACAG CTAGAGTGGAGCATGAAGCTGTGGTGGCCACACTGTGAGGCTCTCGTCGCGTTCCTCATGGCCTACAGTCACACCAGGAAGCCTGAGCTGCTGGAGATATTCTCAGAAGTTTACCAGTACACTTTTAGCCAC TTTCCTGATGCTGAGAATGGCGAGTGGTTTGGCTATTTGACACAAGAAGGGAAAGTAGCACTGGATTTTAAAGGCGGTCCCTTTAAAG GGTTCTTCCACGTGCCTCGTTGCCTGTACATGTGTGAGCGCATTCTGGATGACTTGCTGGAAAACAAGGACTGA